The following proteins are encoded in a genomic region of Gimesia algae:
- a CDS encoding NIPSNAP family protein, with protein MNQNKTDRRQFLAGTVGAAVALGVTQSVQSADSKATQQFYELRIYRIPSADKQVIVSNYLEQALLPALKRAGINQVGVFKQIDTKDDHSLYVLIPFNSLDQFSTLNDVLETDEKYHQAAAEYFSYPKDSPAFTRIESRLMKAFKGMPQLKTPEGKGPNLFELRTYESHNEKLAKLKVDMFNSGEIGIMEDVKLAPVFFGEMLIGDDVPNLTYMLSAPNRAAHEKHWEGFRSHPEWDRMKMMDKYKGTVSKITNWYLEPLPFSAIQ; from the coding sequence ATGAATCAGAATAAAACCGACCGACGACAGTTTCTGGCGGGTACCGTAGGTGCCGCCGTGGCGCTGGGAGTAACTCAGAGCGTGCAGTCCGCTGACTCGAAAGCGACACAGCAGTTTTACGAGCTGCGCATCTATCGCATTCCCTCAGCCGACAAGCAGGTGATTGTCAGCAATTATCTGGAGCAGGCGTTGTTGCCGGCATTAAAACGGGCGGGCATCAACCAGGTTGGTGTCTTCAAACAGATCGACACCAAAGATGATCACTCCCTGTACGTATTGATTCCTTTTAATTCGCTGGATCAGTTCTCAACGCTGAATGATGTTCTGGAAACCGACGAAAAATACCACCAGGCTGCCGCCGAGTACTTCTCTTACCCCAAAGACTCTCCCGCGTTCACGCGGATTGAGAGCCGACTGATGAAAGCCTTTAAAGGCATGCCTCAATTAAAAACGCCGGAAGGAAAAGGCCCGAATCTGTTTGAACTGCGGACTTACGAGAGCCACAACGAGAAGCTGGCGAAACTGAAAGTCGACATGTTCAACTCCGGTGAGATTGGCATTATGGAAGATGTGAAGTTGGCGCCTGTCTTCTTTGGTGAGATGCTGATTGGCGACGATGTACCAAATCTGACGTACATGCTGTCTGCCCCCAATCGCGCTGCGCATGAGAAACACTGGGAGGGATTTCGTTCTCACCCGGAATGGGACCGCATGAAAATGATGGACAAATACAAAGGAACTGTATCCAAAATCACCAACTGGTACCTGGAACCTTTGCCTTTTTCGGCGATTCAGTAG
- a CDS encoding CocE/NonD family hydrolase, with amino-acid sequence MHKLASACLLLAALLLSPSLLSAADPPLDYEGVTEKHVMIPMRDGVKLSAYLYIPDGKGPWPVLMEQRYASLRSKGGRLSFAEMASHGYVVCGVNFRGSQLSEGTWVGYRDLQWGEKRDGYDVVEWLAKQPWSTGKIGTFGSSQAGYAQNYLAVTQPPHLVCQFMIDTGLSLYDEGYFIGGAAKPNRFKGMDAVSRVPAHNRALMKEWFSHPDYDDYWRAEDASLHFDKMNVPCFTVGSWYDFMCVGSVQSFIGREHKGGPNSRGQQKLYVGPWLHGRFNKVNKVGEMVYPENANFDMMTEMIRWFDHYLKGVDNGIEKDPNVRYYAMGAVGEPGAPGNVWRAVDDWPIKTVETPYYLQPEGKLATTKPTDGDAFTQIIADPLNPDKIEARGFPGARDARKVEEQENVLTFTTDPLTEPVEWTGNVKAELLVSSSAKDTDFIVRVTDVYPDGRSILIIDMIRRARYRDGYEQQVFMEPGEVYKVPFNIGWLSQVFNKGHRIRVTVASTGAPFYEPNPNTGEPITIEFPEKVVVAKNKIHHSPQNASRILVPVKK; translated from the coding sequence ATGCACAAACTGGCCTCTGCCTGCCTGCTATTGGCTGCACTGCTTCTGTCCCCCTCCCTCCTGTCCGCCGCCGATCCCCCGCTTGATTATGAAGGCGTCACCGAAAAACATGTGATGATTCCCATGCGGGATGGCGTCAAACTGTCAGCTTACCTGTATATTCCCGATGGGAAAGGTCCCTGGCCGGTGTTGATGGAACAGCGGTACGCCAGCCTGCGGAGTAAAGGGGGACGACTCTCTTTCGCGGAAATGGCCTCTCATGGTTATGTCGTGTGTGGCGTCAACTTCCGTGGCTCGCAGTTATCGGAAGGAACCTGGGTCGGTTATCGCGATCTGCAGTGGGGCGAGAAACGGGACGGCTACGATGTCGTCGAATGGCTGGCTAAACAGCCCTGGTCGACCGGCAAGATCGGGACCTTCGGCAGTTCGCAGGCCGGTTATGCTCAGAACTATCTGGCGGTCACCCAGCCGCCACACCTGGTCTGTCAGTTCATGATCGATACCGGCCTCAGTCTGTATGATGAAGGTTATTTCATCGGCGGTGCTGCCAAGCCGAATCGGTTTAAAGGGATGGACGCTGTCAGCCGCGTGCCTGCCCACAACCGGGCTTTGATGAAAGAATGGTTCTCGCATCCGGATTACGATGATTACTGGAGAGCGGAAGACGCTTCACTGCATTTTGACAAGATGAATGTCCCCTGCTTTACCGTCGGCAGCTGGTATGACTTTATGTGTGTCGGTTCGGTGCAGAGTTTTATCGGTCGCGAGCATAAGGGAGGCCCGAATTCGCGAGGTCAGCAGAAGCTATATGTCGGTCCCTGGCTGCATGGTCGCTTCAATAAGGTCAACAAAGTCGGCGAAATGGTTTATCCGGAGAATGCCAACTTCGACATGATGACCGAGATGATCCGCTGGTTTGATCATTACCTCAAAGGGGTCGACAACGGTATCGAGAAAGATCCCAACGTCCGTTATTACGCGATGGGAGCAGTCGGAGAGCCGGGTGCGCCGGGCAACGTATGGCGGGCCGTGGATGACTGGCCGATTAAGACCGTCGAAACACCTTACTATCTCCAGCCTGAAGGTAAGCTGGCAACAACCAAACCAACCGATGGTGACGCGTTCACCCAGATCATTGCCGATCCTCTGAACCCGGACAAGATTGAAGCCCGCGGCTTCCCCGGTGCCCGCGATGCCCGCAAGGTCGAAGAACAGGAGAACGTACTCACCTTCACCACCGATCCCCTGACCGAACCGGTCGAGTGGACCGGCAATGTGAAAGCGGAACTGCTGGTCTCTTCTTCGGCGAAAGATACGGATTTCATCGTTCGCGTGACGGACGTGTATCCGGACGGGCGTTCGATTTTGATCATTGATATGATCCGCCGAGCCCGCTATCGGGATGGCTATGAACAGCAGGTCTTCATGGAGCCGGGAGAAGTTTACAAAGTCCCGTTCAATATCGGCTGGTTGAGCCAGGTATTCAACAAAGGGCATCGTATTCGTGTGACAGTCGCTTCGACGGGGGCGCCCTTCTACGAGCCCAACCCGAATACAGGCGAACCGATCACAATTGAATTTCCTGAAAAAGTGGTTGTGGCAAAAAACAAAATTCACCACAGCCCGCAAAACGCGTCCCGCATTCTGGTACCCGTCAAAAAGTAA
- a CDS encoding inorganic diphosphatase, translating into MTHCWHDVTPGQNLPRDFTAVIEIPTFSKVKYELDKTTGLLRLDRMLYSAVHYPANYGFIPQTLAEDDDPLDVLVLCQEPVDPLTILDARAIGVMTMIDSGKPDHKILAVAVNDPEYNPFTEASELPPHRLAMLRRFFQDYKMLEGKTVEVEEFQSASAAFPIIEDSLQRYSSQRRRGFL; encoded by the coding sequence GTGACCCACTGTTGGCATGATGTGACTCCGGGGCAGAACCTGCCTCGCGATTTCACCGCCGTGATTGAAATTCCGACCTTTTCCAAAGTGAAGTATGAGTTGGATAAAACTACGGGCCTGCTCAGGCTGGACCGCATGCTTTATTCCGCGGTCCATTATCCCGCCAACTATGGGTTTATTCCCCAGACGCTGGCTGAAGATGATGATCCGCTGGACGTACTGGTACTCTGTCAGGAACCCGTTGATCCCTTGACGATTCTGGATGCCCGGGCCATCGGCGTGATGACCATGATCGACAGCGGTAAGCCAGACCATAAGATTCTGGCTGTTGCAGTCAATGATCCGGAATATAACCCGTTCACAGAAGCTTCCGAACTCCCGCCACACCGTCTGGCGATGCTGAGACGCTTCTTCCAGGATTACAAAATGCTGGAAGGAAAAACGGTAGAAGTAGAAGAATTCCAGTCAGCTTCCGCCGCGTTCCCCATCATTGAAGACTCTTTGCAACGCTATAGCAGTCAGCGACGCCGCGGCTTCCTGTAA
- a CDS encoding RNA polymerase sigma factor, whose amino-acid sequence MPDKQANRWSAEIEAVYLRDGREIWALLYAQCSDSDRAYDALQEAFVRLQSQEIESIRNIRAWVLTVAQNWLRDYARRQNHAARPADYLDSIVGKPSDPSEGLEKEERNSRVRLALQQLRAEDREVLVLRYALGWSSKRMSIALNTSTSAIDMRLSRSRKRLCEELEKVGIDHETV is encoded by the coding sequence ATGCCTGATAAGCAGGCCAATCGGTGGTCGGCAGAGATTGAGGCGGTCTATTTGCGTGATGGTCGAGAAATTTGGGCATTATTATATGCTCAATGCTCAGACTCAGATCGTGCATATGACGCGCTCCAGGAAGCATTCGTACGTTTACAATCACAAGAAATAGAGTCAATTCGAAATATCCGGGCCTGGGTTTTGACTGTTGCTCAAAACTGGCTGCGCGACTATGCCCGTCGGCAGAATCATGCAGCAAGGCCTGCAGACTATTTAGACAGTATTGTAGGTAAACCTTCAGATCCATCGGAGGGTCTGGAGAAAGAAGAGAGGAACAGCCGAGTCCGGCTAGCACTTCAACAACTTCGAGCCGAGGACCGTGAGGTTCTCGTACTTCGTTATGCACTAGGATGGTCATCAAAACGAATGTCGATAGCGCTCAATACTTCAACGTCAGCGATTGATATGAGGCTTTCTCGATCGAGAAAGCGGCTGTGTGAAGAGTTGGAAAAAGTGGGGATAGATCATGAAACCGTATGA
- the mgtE gene encoding magnesium transporter, translating into MNQPDEPTEQTSIEQPDAWDQLEQIVAAGDPDAAHTFLKELPPGEDARIMAQLSETEQHEFIALLDDENAARLMESLPELQAGQLLSTLSAEQAAHIFDEMNSDEQVDLLDQLTDAQSEAILEEMDPEEAENVRFLSKYSRLCAGGLMITELLSFQETETVDDVVSDLRKNAEKYAEYNVQYIYVINADLQLVGVLRLRDLLMAPPGRKLSKMMIANPHSFPDMTPLQDLLHFFDAHPLFGLPVVDENKVLVGVVRREDVEAASEELAGKTFLRFAGIMGGEELRSLPLKTRSARRLSWLSINILLNIVAASIIAMYEETLESVIALAVFLPIVSDMSGCSGNQAIAVSTRELVLGVIRPSDWLHVFRKEFGLGIVNGLALGILLGGVAYIWKGNPYLGLVIGGALALNTLMAVCLGALIPLLLKGFKLDPALASGPILTTLTDMCGFFLVLSFAQALLPWLI; encoded by the coding sequence ATGAATCAACCGGATGAACCGACAGAACAGACCAGCATTGAACAACCTGATGCCTGGGATCAGCTGGAGCAGATCGTCGCCGCCGGGGACCCTGACGCCGCGCATACGTTTCTCAAGGAACTTCCTCCCGGCGAAGATGCGCGCATCATGGCGCAGTTGTCGGAGACAGAACAGCATGAGTTCATCGCGCTGCTGGATGACGAAAACGCTGCCCGCCTGATGGAGTCGCTCCCCGAACTGCAGGCCGGACAATTACTCTCCACATTATCCGCAGAACAGGCCGCTCACATCTTTGATGAGATGAACAGCGATGAGCAGGTCGACCTGCTGGATCAACTGACAGATGCCCAGTCCGAAGCCATCCTGGAAGAGATGGACCCGGAAGAGGCCGAGAATGTCCGCTTTCTGTCCAAGTACAGTCGACTCTGTGCCGGCGGGCTGATGATCACCGAACTGCTCTCTTTCCAGGAGACAGAGACGGTCGACGACGTGGTTTCGGACCTCCGTAAAAATGCCGAAAAGTACGCCGAATACAACGTGCAATATATCTATGTCATTAACGCCGACCTGCAGCTTGTAGGCGTGCTGCGACTCCGCGATCTGCTGATGGCACCTCCCGGCCGCAAGCTTTCTAAAATGATGATCGCCAATCCACACAGCTTTCCGGATATGACCCCGCTGCAGGATCTGCTGCATTTCTTCGATGCACACCCGCTGTTTGGTCTGCCTGTGGTCGATGAGAACAAGGTACTGGTCGGCGTTGTTCGGCGGGAAGACGTGGAAGCGGCGAGCGAAGAACTGGCCGGTAAAACGTTCTTGAGATTCGCGGGGATTATGGGCGGTGAAGAACTCCGCAGCCTGCCCCTCAAAACCCGCAGTGCCCGCCGCCTGTCGTGGCTCAGTATCAACATCCTGTTGAATATTGTCGCCGCCAGTATCATCGCCATGTACGAAGAGACGCTGGAAAGTGTGATCGCGCTGGCGGTCTTCCTGCCCATCGTATCCGACATGAGTGGCTGCAGCGGCAACCAGGCGATCGCGGTCAGCACGCGGGAACTGGTGCTCGGCGTCATCCGACCCAGCGACTGGTTACACGTCTTCCGCAAGGAATTCGGTTTGGGAATCGTCAACGGCCTCGCCCTCGGTATTTTACTGGGAGGTGTCGCCTACATCTGGAAAGGCAACCCCTACCTCGGCCTGGTCATCGGCGGAGCACTGGCCTTGAACACGCTGATGGCGGTCTGCCTGGGCGCCTTGATCCCGCTGCTGCTGAAAGGCTTCAAACTGGACCCCGCCCTCGCTTCGGGCCCGATCCTGACCACCCTCACCGACATGTGCGGCTTCTTCCTCGTCCTGTCCTTCGCCCAGGCCCTGCTCCCCTGGCTGATTTGA
- a CDS encoding S1C family serine protease, translated as MKQCRRFITGGLIFSLLAGQAAFADDQPVSAKKPGQANVKQDKSAPAKQAMPAASKEASDPSRAKARFQVTSSPTGEAHLRNFVGIVTEPVEAALAAQLNDMMKEGQGVSVKLVLPDSPARKSGLRMYDVLTTFNGQAITSSDTLRKYVLDSPKGSKVELGVIRASKQQTIEVTLTQKLYRNYKFTVKPVGHTPPPKKPKDKEDTAPPTDSEQEGPIAARSGEKNTKGRELRLGFNHAPVTTTQNLCLLFVGSIKDGYSVKISYQDETDTLQTHQLKGSIDEITEQTIDMPSHVQMMINERLQELKMALQGKASFRLQVKPYMQGKNRFTRVFLSRTTKERSVRMVELDHHLGNRPSLNVNQILGNQVFTSELKQLTPAIQEQIRAALHRVRIPTIQIHADNPI; from the coding sequence ATGAAACAGTGTCGACGGTTCATAACGGGCGGTCTCATTTTTTCTCTGCTGGCCGGTCAAGCAGCTTTCGCAGATGACCAGCCGGTATCGGCGAAAAAACCAGGCCAGGCAAATGTCAAACAAGATAAATCAGCGCCAGCAAAACAGGCAATGCCCGCTGCTTCCAAAGAGGCCTCTGACCCCAGTCGCGCGAAAGCCCGGTTCCAAGTCACCAGCAGTCCTACGGGAGAAGCCCACCTGCGAAATTTCGTAGGCATCGTCACCGAACCTGTTGAAGCCGCCCTGGCTGCTCAACTGAACGATATGATGAAAGAAGGTCAGGGAGTCAGCGTCAAGCTGGTCCTGCCCGATTCTCCCGCCAGAAAGTCAGGCCTCAGAATGTATGATGTGCTGACGACATTTAACGGTCAGGCAATCACCTCTTCTGACACGCTCCGCAAATACGTACTGGATTCCCCCAAAGGAAGTAAAGTGGAACTGGGTGTGATCCGCGCTTCCAAACAACAGACGATCGAAGTGACTCTCACTCAGAAGTTGTATCGAAATTATAAATTCACCGTGAAACCAGTGGGGCACACCCCACCTCCGAAGAAACCAAAGGATAAAGAAGACACAGCGCCCCCAACTGATTCCGAGCAGGAAGGCCCCATCGCAGCCCGCTCTGGTGAAAAAAACACGAAGGGCCGCGAGTTACGACTCGGGTTCAACCATGCTCCGGTGACAACAACGCAGAACCTCTGTCTTTTATTCGTGGGCAGTATCAAAGATGGTTACTCTGTCAAGATCAGCTATCAGGACGAAACCGACACGCTCCAGACACATCAGCTCAAAGGAAGTATCGATGAGATCACAGAACAGACTATCGACATGCCCAGCCACGTTCAGATGATGATCAACGAGCGATTGCAGGAACTAAAAATGGCCTTGCAGGGGAAAGCCAGTTTTCGCCTGCAGGTCAAACCATACATGCAGGGAAAGAATCGCTTCACGCGTGTCTTTCTCAGTCGAACCACAAAAGAAAGATCGGTTCGGATGGTCGAACTCGACCATCACCTGGGAAATCGTCCGTCGCTAAACGTGAACCAGATTCTCGGTAACCAGGTTTTCACCTCAGAATTGAAACAACTGACGCCAGCCATTCAGGAACAGATTCGAGCCGCTTTGCATCGGGTTCGCATCCCAACCATCCAGATCCATGCGGATAACCCGATTTAA
- a CDS encoding FKBP-type peptidyl-prolyl cis-trans isomerase translates to MSDESTPGYLSTASGLKYRIVREGSDIKPGATDHVTVHYRGTLEDGTEFDSSYSRGQTISFPLNGVIRGWTEGLQLIGEGGEVELIIPSELGYGAQGMPPVIPGGATLHFRVELFKVN, encoded by the coding sequence GTGAGTGATGAATCAACGCCAGGTTATTTGTCTACAGCAAGTGGCTTGAAATACCGAATTGTTCGCGAAGGTAGCGATATTAAACCGGGAGCGACAGATCATGTGACCGTACATTACCGCGGCACTCTGGAAGACGGTACTGAATTCGACAGTTCTTACAGTCGCGGTCAGACAATTTCGTTTCCGTTGAATGGGGTGATTCGGGGATGGACTGAAGGTCTGCAGTTGATCGGTGAAGGGGGCGAAGTCGAACTGATTATTCCTTCCGAACTGGGATACGGTGCCCAGGGTATGCCACCGGTGATTCCTGGCGGGGCGACATTACACTTCCGGGTTGAACTGTTTAAAGTAAATTAA